The Klebsiella sp. RHBSTW-00484 genome includes a window with the following:
- a CDS encoding DUF1116 domain-containing protein: MSQLFNQPLNVINVGIAMFSDDLKKQHVNVTQLDWTPPGQGNMQIVNALDSIADSPLAEKIAAANQQALERIIQSHPVLIGFDQAINVVPGMTPKTILHAGPPVKWENMCGAMKGAVTGALVFEGLAKDIDDAAVLAASGEITFSPCHEHDCVGSMAGVTSASMFMHIVENKTYGNIAYTNMSEQMAKILRMGANDQSVIDRLNWMRDVQGPMLRDAMKIIGEIDLRLMLAQALHMGDECHNRNNAGTTLLIQALTPGIIQAGYSVEQQREVFEFVASSDYFSGPTWMAMCKAAMDAAHGIEYSTVVTTMARNGVEFGLRVSGLPGQWFTGPAQQVIGPMFAGYKPEDSGLDIGDSAITETYGIGGFAMATAPAIVALVGGTVEEAIDFSRQMREITLGENPNVTIPLLGFMGVPTAIDITRVGSSGILPVINTAIAHKDAGIGMIGAGIVHPPFACFEKAILSWCERYNG; the protein is encoded by the coding sequence ATGAGCCAGTTATTTAACCAACCGTTGAACGTGATTAACGTCGGTATCGCCATGTTTAGCGACGATCTGAAAAAGCAGCATGTTAATGTCACCCAGCTCGACTGGACGCCGCCGGGCCAGGGCAATATGCAGATTGTTAACGCACTGGATAGCATCGCCGACTCGCCGCTGGCGGAGAAAATCGCCGCCGCCAACCAGCAGGCGCTGGAGCGTATTATTCAGTCCCACCCGGTGCTGATTGGCTTTGATCAGGCGATTAACGTCGTTCCTGGCATGACGCCGAAAACGATTCTCCACGCCGGTCCGCCGGTGAAGTGGGAAAACATGTGCGGCGCAATGAAAGGCGCGGTCACCGGGGCGCTGGTGTTTGAAGGGCTGGCGAAGGATATCGACGACGCGGCGGTACTGGCGGCTTCCGGCGAAATCACCTTCTCGCCGTGCCACGAGCATGATTGCGTGGGGTCGATGGCGGGTGTGACCTCCGCTTCGATGTTTATGCATATCGTCGAGAACAAAACCTACGGCAACATCGCTTATACCAACATGAGCGAGCAGATGGCGAAGATCCTGCGCATGGGGGCAAACGACCAGAGCGTGATCGACCGTCTGAACTGGATGCGTGACGTACAGGGCCCGATGCTGCGCGACGCGATGAAAATCATCGGCGAGATCGACCTGCGCTTAATGCTGGCGCAGGCGCTGCATATGGGCGACGAGTGTCATAACCGCAACAACGCGGGTACCACGCTGCTGATTCAGGCGCTGACGCCGGGGATTATTCAGGCCGGTTACTCCGTTGAGCAGCAGCGCGAAGTGTTCGAGTTTGTCGCCAGCAGCGACTACTTCTCCGGCCCGACGTGGATGGCGATGTGTAAAGCGGCGATGGACGCAGCGCACGGCATCGAATACAGCACCGTGGTTACCACCATGGCGCGCAACGGCGTTGAGTTCGGCCTGCGGGTCAGCGGCCTGCCGGGGCAATGGTTTACCGGTCCGGCGCAGCAGGTGATTGGCCCAATGTTTGCCGGATATAAGCCGGAAGACTCGGGTCTGGATATTGGCGATAGCGCGATTACCGAAACCTACGGCATCGGCGGTTTTGCGATGGCGACGGCCCCGGCAATTGTGGCGCTGGTGGGCGGTACGGTGGAAGAGGCTATCGATTTCTCCCGCCAGATGCGCGAAATCACGCTGGGCGAGAACCCGAACGTCACCATCCCACTGCTCGGTTTTATGGGCGTGCCAACGGCTATCGACATCACCCGCGTCGGCAGCAGCGGCATTCTGCCGGTGATCAACACCGCTATTGCGCATAAAGATGCGGGCATCGGCATGATTGGCGCCGGGATCGTGCACCCGCCGTTCGCTTGCTTCGAGAAGGCGATTTTAAGCTGGTGCGAACGCTACAACGGATAA